Proteins encoded by one window of Megachile rotundata isolate GNS110a chromosome 10, iyMegRotu1, whole genome shotgun sequence:
- the LOC143265225 gene encoding uncharacterized protein LOC143265225 — translation MPRYTYISEDLLLSSHTVLVWSSFYRELCIYWCENYSEKIGGPDKIVEIDEAKFGKRKYNRGRLIKGKWVFGGYERGRTKIMSDKWMAYDCLTNAGFNHLTVNHSIHFVDPDTGAHTQSIERTWREVRSNVSKCGTRESHLISYLAEYMFKRAHPLQERIYEFFKIMKEFQKDMIADKIFNENADDGAPD, via the exons ATGCCGAGGTATACGTATATATCAGAGGATTTATTACTATCTTCACACACTGTTCTTGTTTGGAGCAGTTTTTACCGCGAATTATGCATTTATTGGTGCGAAAATTATTCCGAAAAAATAGGCGGACCGGATAAAATCGTTGAGATCGATGAGGCTAAATTTGGCAAGCGTAAATACAATCGGGGACGTTTAATCAAGGGTAAATGGGTATTTGGCGGTTATGAGAGAGGAA GAACGAAAATAATGTCCGATAAATGGATGGCCTATGATTGTTTAACGAATGCCGGATTTAATCATTTAACAGTTAATCATTCAATTCATTTTGTTGATCCCGACACAGGTGCGCATACGCAGAGCATTGAGCGAACATGGCGAGAAGTTCGCAGCAATGTTTCTAAGTGTGGCACCAGAGAATCACATTTGATTTCATACCTGGCAGAGTATATGTTTAAACGTGCACATCCCCTTCAAGAACGCATTTACgagttttttaaaataatgaaagaatTCCAAAAAGATATGATTgctgataaaatttttaatgaaaatgcaGATGACGGTGCACCAGATTAA